Proteins encoded in a region of the Novibacillus thermophilus genome:
- a CDS encoding CtsR family transcriptional regulator — protein sequence MANVSDVIEQYIKQVLSECDDGVLEIQRSELAKLFQCVPSQINYVISTRFTVEKGYKVESKRGGGGYIRIQKIEWTCPKSWYDNVMRLIGNRVTQVAAEGIIDQLEEQKHVTEREGRLMRTVVSRNVLNVPTPLRDQLRANILRALITQLLIREEGG from the coding sequence ATGGCTAATGTTTCTGATGTGATCGAACAGTATATCAAGCAAGTATTATCAGAATGTGACGATGGCGTTTTAGAAATTCAGCGCAGTGAGTTGGCGAAGCTCTTTCAGTGTGTGCCGTCTCAGATTAATTACGTCATCAGTACCCGCTTTACAGTGGAAAAAGGGTACAAAGTCGAGAGCAAGCGCGGCGGAGGCGGTTACATTCGCATTCAAAAAATTGAGTGGACGTGCCCCAAGTCTTGGTACGACAACGTGATGCGCTTGATTGGCAACCGCGTGACTCAAGTGGCGGCGGAAGGGATTATTGACCAGCTGGAAGAACAGAAACACGTGACAGAACGGGAAGGGCGCTTGATGCGCACTGTCGTTTCCCGGAATGTGTTGAACGTTCCGACGCCGTTACGCGATCAGTTGCGGGCAAACATTTTGCGGGCCCTCATTACGCAATTACTTATTCGCGAAGAAGGAGGTTAA
- the radA gene encoding DNA repair protein RadA: MGKEKTRFVCQACGFVAPKWLGKCPGCGKWNALVEERETPARGARYATGTMARAQPITSLTVTSEVRQDTGLKELNRVLGGGLVPGSLILVGGDPGIGKSTLLLQASHQVALDGQKVLYVSGEESVQQTKMRADRLGALHERLLVATETSVPHVEQIVADVNPALLVVDSIQTVFHPDVTSAPGSVAQVRECTAHLMRMAKARGTAVIIVGHVTKEGAIAGPRLLEHMVDCVLYFEGERSSTYRIVRAVKNRFGSTNEIGLFEMKSDGLAEVANPSELFLSERPVASSGSVVVASLEGTRPILVELQALVTPTSFAAPRRMATGVDHNRVSLLIAVLEKRLGMFLQNQDAYVNVAGGVRLDEPAVDLAIAVSIASSFRDQMCSPQDVLIGEIGLTGEVRSVSRVEQRVQEAAKLGFRRIVLPRQNVDGWSPPQGIELVGINTVQEALEVVLGG, translated from the coding sequence ATGGGGAAGGAAAAGACGAGGTTTGTCTGTCAGGCGTGCGGTTTTGTCGCTCCCAAGTGGCTGGGGAAGTGTCCTGGCTGCGGGAAGTGGAATGCGTTGGTGGAAGAGCGGGAAACGCCTGCGCGGGGAGCCCGCTACGCAACGGGTACAATGGCGAGAGCTCAGCCGATTACCTCTCTGACGGTGACATCGGAAGTCCGCCAGGATACCGGGTTGAAAGAACTGAACCGGGTTCTTGGCGGCGGGCTCGTTCCCGGTTCACTCATTCTCGTCGGTGGCGATCCGGGGATCGGGAAATCGACTCTGCTGCTGCAAGCCTCCCATCAAGTCGCCCTCGACGGGCAGAAAGTCTTGTACGTTTCAGGCGAGGAGTCGGTCCAACAGACGAAAATGCGGGCTGATCGGCTGGGGGCGTTACACGAAAGGCTTTTGGTTGCAACGGAGACGAGTGTGCCCCATGTTGAACAGATCGTCGCAGACGTGAACCCTGCCCTCTTGGTTGTTGATTCGATCCAGACTGTCTTTCACCCTGATGTGACGTCGGCCCCGGGAAGCGTGGCCCAAGTGCGAGAGTGTACCGCCCACCTGATGCGCATGGCTAAGGCGCGCGGGACAGCCGTGATTATTGTCGGACATGTCACGAAGGAGGGCGCGATAGCTGGACCGCGCCTTTTAGAACACATGGTGGACTGCGTGCTCTACTTTGAGGGAGAGCGGTCTTCCACTTATCGCATAGTTCGGGCCGTGAAAAACCGTTTCGGTTCGACCAACGAAATTGGCCTGTTCGAAATGAAATCTGACGGTTTGGCAGAAGTGGCAAATCCGTCAGAATTGTTCCTTTCAGAAAGGCCTGTCGCATCTTCTGGTTCAGTCGTCGTGGCCAGTTTAGAAGGGACGCGTCCGATTCTCGTCGAGTTGCAAGCACTTGTCACCCCGACGTCGTTCGCGGCTCCGAGGCGAATGGCGACAGGTGTGGACCACAACCGCGTCTCGCTCCTGATCGCCGTACTGGAGAAACGGCTGGGCATGTTTTTGCAAAATCAGGACGCCTACGTCAATGTAGCTGGCGGCGTCCGTTTGGACGAACCTGCTGTTGACTTGGCCATTGCCGTCAGTATCGCCTCGAGCTTCCGAGACCAAATGTGTTCGCCGCAAGACGTGCTCATCGGCGAAATAGGCTTGACCGGCGAAGTGCGCAGTGTCTCCCGCGTGGAGCAGCGCGTGCAGGAAGCAGCGAAACTCGGTTTTCGCCGTATCGTGTTGCCGCGCCAAAATGTAGACGGCTGGTCGCCGCCTCAAGGGATTGAACTCGTCGGAATTAACACAGTACAAGAAGCGCTAGAAGTCGTGTTAGGGGGGTAG
- the pssA gene encoding CDP-diacylglycerol--serine O-phosphatidyltransferase, producing MLAKVLPNVITIGNLFFGLLALKLVHDGLWEFAAITVIAGMLCDGLDGIVARMLKTESAFGKELDSLSDMVTFGVAPAFIMYVAVLHEIGVIGWVVSVVFPVCGALRLARFNVRKGIPGYFVGLPITIAGGVLATMALYSEVMTSPSVLVLAMLGLSFLMVSSIKYPNVKKVGLPKQTYWLGPALGVVAVVLAVRFPNDLPRIVFLPLILYALWGLGGHFRRKGYEDSPLESDVHL from the coding sequence TTGCTGGCAAAAGTACTTCCCAATGTGATTACGATCGGTAACCTTTTTTTTGGCTTGTTGGCGTTAAAACTCGTACATGACGGCTTGTGGGAATTTGCAGCCATTACAGTCATTGCCGGCATGTTGTGTGACGGGTTAGACGGGATTGTGGCGCGGATGCTGAAGACGGAAAGTGCTTTTGGCAAAGAGCTGGACTCATTATCGGATATGGTGACATTTGGCGTTGCACCGGCTTTCATCATGTATGTGGCAGTGCTGCATGAAATCGGTGTGATCGGCTGGGTCGTTTCAGTCGTCTTTCCCGTTTGCGGCGCATTGCGGTTGGCCAGGTTCAATGTGAGAAAAGGGATTCCCGGGTATTTCGTCGGTTTGCCGATCACAATTGCCGGGGGAGTACTTGCGACAATGGCGCTGTACAGTGAGGTCATGACCTCTCCATCTGTCCTCGTTTTGGCGATGCTAGGGCTGTCCTTTCTCATGGTCAGTTCGATTAAATATCCGAACGTGAAAAAAGTGGGGCTCCCGAAGCAGACGTATTGGTTGGGTCCCGCATTGGGAGTCGTCGCCGTCGTTCTCGCGGTGCGTTTTCCTAACGATCTTCCGCGCATCGTGTTTCTTCCGCTCATTCTATACGCATTGTGGGGACTTGGCGGACATTTTAGACGGAAGGGATACGAAGACTCTCCTTTAGAGTCGGACGTACATCTTTAA
- a CDS encoding protein arginine kinase, translated as MALQRFMKNAVSEWMKGEGPHSDIMISSRIRIARNFRDIPFPMLATSSQANEVIKRVHRAFQKIGTHRQLAGSELIRMDDLTELQRRVLVEKHLISPALAEESRQGAVILSGSEAVSIMINEEDHLRIQCLFPGLQLQEAWTLASELDDQFEQELDFAFDEKRGYLTSCPTNVGTGVRASVMVHLPALTMTQQIKRILPAVTQVGLAVRGIYGEGSEAVGSLFQISNQITLGQSEREIVDKISSVALQIMHHEKKAREQLMNEARLKLEDRVQRSLGILSHARVIDSKEATERLSDLRLGIDLGLIKGVSSTILNELMVMTQPGFLQQIAERGLGSGERDVRRAQLIRERLAGERGAAEK; from the coding sequence ATGGCATTACAACGGTTTATGAAAAACGCTGTAAGTGAATGGATGAAAGGGGAAGGACCCCATTCGGACATTATGATCAGCAGCCGCATCCGCATCGCGCGCAATTTCCGCGACATTCCTTTCCCGATGTTGGCTACATCTTCGCAAGCGAATGAAGTGATTAAGCGGGTGCACCGCGCATTTCAAAAGATAGGTACACATAGACAGCTGGCCGGTTCGGAACTCATTCGCATGGATGACTTGACCGAATTGCAGCGCCGCGTTTTAGTTGAAAAGCATTTGATCAGTCCGGCGCTGGCCGAGGAATCCCGGCAAGGTGCCGTCATCTTGAGTGGAAGCGAAGCTGTGAGCATCATGATTAACGAAGAAGACCACCTGCGCATACAGTGTTTGTTCCCAGGCTTGCAGCTACAGGAAGCGTGGACCCTCGCCAGCGAGTTGGACGATCAGTTTGAACAGGAGCTCGACTTCGCTTTTGACGAAAAGCGCGGTTACTTGACGAGTTGTCCGACGAATGTCGGGACTGGAGTTCGGGCTTCGGTCATGGTCCATCTCCCTGCCCTGACGATGACACAGCAGATCAAGCGCATTTTGCCTGCTGTCACACAAGTAGGGCTTGCTGTCCGGGGCATCTACGGCGAGGGAAGTGAGGCGGTCGGGAGCCTGTTTCAAATTTCCAACCAAATTACACTGGGTCAGTCGGAACGGGAGATTGTCGATAAAATATCGAGTGTCGCCCTGCAAATCATGCATCACGAGAAAAAAGCGCGTGAACAATTAATGAATGAAGCCCGTTTAAAATTAGAAGACCGCGTACAGCGCTCCCTTGGCATTTTGTCGCACGCCCGGGTCATAGACAGTAAGGAAGCGACGGAGCGACTGTCCGATTTACGGCTGGGGATCGACCTCGGATTGATCAAGGGCGTGTCCAGTACGATTTTGAACGAACTGATGGTCATGACGCAACCCGGTTTTTTGCAGCAAATAGCGGAACGAGGCCTCGGTTCTGGAGAGCGCGATGTGCGCAGGGCTCAACTTATACGGGAACGCCTCGCCGGTGAGCGGGGAGCAGCCGAAAAGTGA
- a CDS encoding vWA domain-containing protein, with protein sequence MYNVRLWLYISVVFLLIAAGCTGEAGTSEEGDTSEVEQEEADKEEDGGIANLAEALEAQDVPQTTEELIAYPAGPLSGQYFDDNREEIEETLSKLPKIDETPEQETVKAYWAKLLSLFAEDYPDPADLLSEWKMTEFGNPEWNDPRLQFKENYNVEIILDASGSMANVIGDKTMMELAKEAIRDFAAALPEEANVGLRVYGHKGSNADADKKVSCESSELVYDIQPYDEDKLKEALDQFEPTGWTPIARSLEGAQQDLADYDGENNTNIIYLVSDGVETCDGDPVKVAKALSESDVTPLINVIGFNVDGEGQEELRKIAEAADGHYATAQNQEQLKQELDRSQEIATKWIQWKLDADTENINTLQERESSVHAFKNEWGEKKSREYRNLDEAIHYLSANGHIPHGMREPLRDLREKHYNLVNDSENTTYQDLKSVARKSFEEMEEEIKEKYGQNAP encoded by the coding sequence TTGTACAACGTTCGGCTGTGGCTTTACATCAGCGTTGTATTTCTGCTCATTGCAGCAGGATGCACGGGGGAAGCGGGTACTTCCGAAGAGGGGGACACTTCAGAAGTAGAACAGGAGGAGGCAGACAAGGAAGAAGATGGAGGAATAGCTAATTTAGCGGAAGCCCTTGAGGCACAGGACGTTCCGCAGACGACGGAAGAACTGATTGCGTATCCAGCGGGACCGCTGTCTGGGCAATATTTCGATGACAATCGTGAAGAGATTGAGGAGACGCTATCCAAGTTGCCCAAAATCGACGAAACGCCTGAACAAGAGACAGTGAAGGCCTACTGGGCGAAATTGCTGTCTTTGTTCGCGGAAGATTATCCGGACCCGGCGGACCTCCTCAGTGAGTGGAAAATGACGGAGTTCGGCAATCCCGAATGGAACGATCCGCGCTTGCAGTTTAAGGAGAATTACAACGTGGAAATTATTTTAGATGCAAGTGGCAGCATGGCTAACGTGATCGGGGATAAAACAATGATGGAATTGGCGAAAGAAGCCATTCGCGACTTTGCGGCTGCTCTCCCGGAAGAAGCGAACGTCGGTCTTCGCGTGTACGGGCACAAGGGAAGTAATGCCGATGCTGACAAAAAAGTGTCGTGCGAGAGTAGCGAACTCGTGTACGACATACAGCCTTACGATGAAGACAAGTTAAAGGAAGCCCTGGATCAATTTGAGCCGACCGGCTGGACTCCCATTGCCCGTTCTCTGGAAGGGGCACAGCAAGATCTCGCAGACTACGACGGTGAAAACAATACAAATATCATTTACCTCGTCAGTGATGGGGTTGAGACGTGTGACGGCGATCCTGTGAAAGTGGCGAAAGCACTGTCCGAGTCCGATGTGACGCCGCTAATTAACGTCATCGGATTCAACGTGGACGGAGAGGGGCAGGAGGAACTGCGAAAAATTGCTGAAGCAGCCGACGGGCATTACGCTACCGCCCAAAACCAGGAGCAGTTAAAACAGGAGCTGGACCGCTCACAAGAGATTGCCACGAAGTGGATACAGTGGAAGCTGGATGCAGATACAGAGAATATTAATACGCTCCAAGAGCGGGAAAGCTCGGTTCACGCCTTTAAGAACGAGTGGGGAGAAAAAAAGTCACGGGAATACCGGAACCTCGACGAAGCGATTCACTATTTGTCCGCTAACGGACACATACCGCACGGCATGAGAGAACCGTTGCGGGATTTGCGTGAAAAACATTACAACTTGGTCAACGACTCAGAGAATACAACGTATCAAGATTTAAAGTCCGTAGCGCGCAAAAGTTTTGAAGAAATGGAAGAGGAAATTAAGGAAAAGTACGGACAAAACGCCCCGTAG
- the clpC gene encoding ATP-dependent protease ATP-binding subunit ClpC, with product MMFGRFTERAQKVLALSQEEAARLGHNNIGTEHILLGLVREGEGIAAKALIGLGLNLEKIQNEVEALIGRGQEQLGTPAYTPRAKKVIELSMDEARKLGHTYVGTEHILLGLIREGEGVAARVLNNLGVSLNKARQQVLQLLGSNEAVSSSQTGRSGGANTPTLDSLARDLTAIAREGKIDPVIGRNKEIERVIQVLSRRTKNNPVLIGEPGVGKTAIAEGLAQRIVDNEIPEILRDKRVMTLDMGTVVAGTKYRGEFEDRLKKIMDEIRQAGNIILFIDELHTLIGAGGAEGAIDASNILKPALARGELQCIGATTLDEYRKHIEKDAALERRFQPITVDQPSPEEAIQILEGLRDRYEAHHRVKITDEAIRQAVKLSDRYITDRFLPDKAIDLIDEAASKVRLRSYTVPPNLKELEQKLEEVRKEKDAAVQSQEFEKAAALRDDEQKLREQLEESRKQWKEDQGRDDSEVTEEDIAEVVASWTGIPVKKIAEEESERLLKMEDILHERVIGQDEAVKAVSRAIRRARAGLKDPKRPIGSFIFLGPTGVGKTELSRALAEALFGDEDAMIRIDMSEYMERHSTSRLVGAPPGYVGYDEGGQLTERVRRKPYSVILLDEVEKAHPEVFNILLQVLEDGRLTDGKGRTVDFRNTVLIMTSNVGANTIKKNSTLGFAVNKDDGYDDMKSKVMEELRNSFRPEFLNRIDEVIVFHSLNEAHIREIVSLMSEDVRKRLAEQDIHFVLTEEAKDWLSKTGFDPTYGARPLRRAIQKHIEDRLSEELLKGNFEKGDTVEIDVQGDELTVKKTDEVKANA from the coding sequence ATGATGTTTGGTCGTTTTACAGAGCGAGCGCAAAAAGTGTTGGCTCTTTCGCAAGAAGAGGCGGCACGACTAGGTCACAACAATATCGGGACGGAACATATCTTGCTCGGTCTCGTGCGGGAAGGTGAAGGCATTGCGGCAAAAGCGTTGATCGGTCTCGGTCTCAATTTGGAAAAAATCCAAAACGAAGTGGAAGCCTTAATCGGACGGGGACAAGAACAGCTGGGAACGCCGGCGTACACACCGCGAGCGAAAAAAGTCATCGAGCTGTCCATGGACGAAGCGCGGAAACTCGGCCACACTTACGTCGGAACAGAACATATTTTGCTCGGACTCATCCGCGAGGGTGAAGGGGTCGCGGCCCGCGTCTTGAACAACTTGGGCGTCAGCTTAAATAAAGCACGGCAGCAAGTGCTGCAGTTGTTAGGTTCAAACGAAGCGGTCTCGTCCAGTCAGACGGGGAGAAGTGGGGGAGCCAACACGCCGACCCTCGACAGTTTGGCCCGCGATTTAACGGCCATCGCCCGGGAAGGAAAGATTGATCCGGTGATCGGGCGTAACAAAGAAATCGAGCGCGTCATTCAAGTGCTCAGCCGACGAACGAAAAACAACCCGGTGCTAATCGGTGAACCAGGTGTCGGGAAAACGGCGATTGCAGAAGGTCTCGCTCAGCGAATCGTGGACAATGAAATTCCAGAAATCCTGCGCGACAAACGGGTGATGACCCTTGACATGGGCACGGTCGTCGCTGGGACGAAATACCGCGGCGAGTTTGAAGACCGTCTGAAGAAAATTATGGATGAGATTCGCCAAGCGGGCAACATCATCCTATTTATTGACGAATTGCACACGCTGATCGGTGCCGGCGGTGCAGAAGGTGCCATCGATGCGTCCAACATCCTCAAACCGGCGTTGGCCCGGGGGGAACTCCAGTGTATCGGAGCGACGACACTCGACGAGTACCGCAAGCACATTGAAAAAGATGCCGCCTTAGAGCGCCGCTTCCAGCCGATCACCGTCGACCAGCCGTCGCCAGAAGAGGCGATCCAAATTTTGGAAGGGTTGCGTGACCGCTACGAAGCCCACCACCGGGTGAAAATTACCGACGAGGCTATCCGCCAGGCGGTCAAACTGTCGGACCGATATATTACGGATCGGTTTCTGCCGGACAAGGCGATCGATTTGATCGACGAAGCAGCGTCTAAAGTGCGGCTCAGATCTTACACAGTTCCGCCGAATTTGAAAGAACTGGAACAGAAGCTGGAGGAAGTTCGCAAAGAGAAGGATGCCGCTGTTCAAAGCCAAGAATTCGAAAAGGCTGCTGCCCTTCGCGATGACGAACAAAAATTGCGTGAACAGCTGGAGGAATCGCGCAAACAGTGGAAGGAAGACCAAGGGCGCGATGACTCCGAAGTGACGGAAGAGGACATAGCGGAAGTGGTGGCCAGCTGGACGGGAATACCCGTGAAGAAGATTGCCGAAGAAGAATCCGAACGCCTGTTAAAAATGGAAGACATTTTACATGAACGCGTCATCGGACAGGACGAAGCTGTCAAAGCCGTTTCCCGTGCGATTCGCCGTGCCCGTGCCGGCCTGAAAGATCCAAAGCGGCCGATTGGGTCGTTCATTTTCCTCGGACCGACTGGTGTCGGGAAAACAGAGCTGAGCCGTGCCCTGGCCGAGGCGCTGTTCGGTGACGAAGATGCGATGATTCGCATTGATATGTCCGAGTACATGGAACGGCACTCCACTTCGCGGCTCGTGGGGGCCCCTCCGGGATACGTCGGTTACGACGAGGGGGGGCAGCTGACGGAACGAGTGCGGCGCAAACCGTATTCGGTCATACTGCTGGACGAAGTGGAGAAGGCGCACCCTGAAGTGTTTAACATCTTGCTGCAAGTGTTGGAAGATGGGCGTTTAACCGACGGAAAGGGGCGGACTGTCGATTTTCGCAACACGGTATTGATTATGACGTCCAACGTCGGAGCGAATACGATTAAGAAAAATTCGACTCTCGGTTTCGCCGTCAACAAGGACGACGGTTACGACGACATGAAGAGCAAAGTGATGGAGGAGTTGCGCAACAGCTTTCGGCCGGAATTTTTGAACCGGATAGACGAAGTCATCGTCTTCCATTCGCTGAACGAAGCGCACATTCGGGAAATTGTTTCCCTCATGTCGGAAGACGTGCGCAAGCGCCTGGCCGAACAAGATATCCACTTTGTGTTGACGGAGGAGGCGAAAGACTGGCTGTCCAAAACCGGCTTTGACCCGACTTACGGAGCAAGGCCGCTCAGGCGGGCCATTCAGAAGCACATTGAAGACCGTCTGTCAGAAGAACTGCTGAAGGGGAATTTCGAGAAGGGAGATACGGTAGAAATCGACGTACAGGGCGATGAGCTGACGGTGAAAAAAACAGATGAAGTCAAAGCGAACGCCTAA
- a CDS encoding peptidoglycan-binding protein has translation MVNPTKVKKVVLSSTVAGMMLTAPMTGYAALGDQTLRPGMSHSDVKELQELLREKGYFTYHTSTGYFGSMTKQAVMDFQRHAKIRVDGIVGPQTFQALKVTYSRGKQTSNASATPLLRLGSRGQAVTELQNMLKREGLYRYQIDGIFGSRTEQAVRQFQQKNKLLIDGIVGPQTWAALNGVESQPDKPTQASPPKHSSNPVLRLGARGEAVKELQKKLKEAGVYPYAVDGLFGQQTLSAVKSFQLQQGLAVDGVVGPKTWEKLKSPDKNKSGGSNSGSTRLNVIQLVADASKLMGVPYVWGGTTPSGFDCSGFIVYVFKKQGVHLPRTVAEQWKVGKKVSKPSVGDVVFFETYKPGPSHNGIYVGNNQFIHAGSSTGVTVSNMNSSYWKSRYLGARQLH, from the coding sequence GTGGTCAATCCGACAAAAGTAAAGAAAGTCGTACTTTCGTCCACCGTCGCGGGTATGATGTTGACCGCTCCGATGACGGGTTATGCGGCGCTTGGCGACCAAACGTTAAGGCCAGGCATGTCACACAGTGACGTGAAAGAGTTGCAAGAGTTGTTGCGGGAAAAAGGGTATTTCACTTACCACACGTCGACCGGATACTTCGGCAGCATGACGAAACAAGCTGTGATGGATTTTCAACGACATGCGAAAATTCGAGTGGATGGCATTGTAGGACCGCAGACATTTCAAGCGTTAAAGGTGACGTACTCTCGAGGAAAACAGACTTCCAATGCAAGTGCGACACCACTGCTTCGCTTAGGATCCCGCGGACAAGCCGTGACGGAGTTGCAAAACATGTTGAAAAGGGAGGGCTTGTACCGTTATCAAATTGACGGCATTTTCGGTTCCAGAACCGAGCAGGCGGTTCGGCAGTTCCAGCAAAAAAACAAATTGCTCATAGACGGGATCGTCGGACCGCAAACGTGGGCTGCTCTGAACGGTGTGGAGTCTCAACCGGACAAACCGACCCAAGCATCCCCGCCCAAACATAGTTCCAATCCCGTTTTGCGCCTTGGCGCCCGCGGGGAGGCTGTGAAAGAACTGCAAAAAAAATTGAAGGAAGCGGGTGTCTACCCGTATGCCGTCGATGGCCTCTTCGGTCAGCAGACCCTGTCTGCTGTCAAAAGCTTTCAGCTGCAGCAAGGGCTCGCCGTTGACGGCGTCGTCGGCCCTAAAACGTGGGAAAAGTTGAAATCGCCGGACAAAAACAAGTCGGGAGGGAGCAATTCCGGCAGTACGCGTTTGAATGTCATTCAATTGGTGGCGGATGCCAGCAAACTGATGGGCGTGCCTTACGTGTGGGGTGGCACGACACCCAGCGGTTTCGACTGCAGCGGGTTTATCGTGTACGTGTTTAAAAAGCAAGGTGTCCACCTGCCCCGGACAGTGGCTGAACAGTGGAAGGTCGGAAAGAAAGTGAGTAAACCGAGTGTCGGAGATGTGGTCTTCTTTGAAACGTATAAACCGGGTCCGTCCCATAACGGCATATATGTGGGAAACAACCAGTTTATTCACGCCGGATCGTCAACGGGGGTCACAGTGAGCAATATGAACTCCAGTTATTGGAAGTCCCGTTATTTAGGAGCGCGACAACTGCATTGA
- a CDS encoding UvrB/UvrC motif-containing protein, whose translation MVCQECGERPASLHFTKIVNGEKTEFHLCEACAREKGEILPGTQNGFSIHNLLSGMLNFDFPNQTASKAKTSPKSLRCGTCGLTYQQFSKMGRFGCSDCYRHFEPVLEPLFRRVHGNTTHSGKVPERAGSQLKRKRELSDLKALLNQLVAREEFEEAARVRDRIRELEQNREA comes from the coding sequence ATGGTTTGCCAAGAATGCGGTGAAAGGCCGGCATCTCTTCACTTTACGAAGATCGTCAACGGGGAGAAAACGGAATTCCACTTGTGCGAAGCGTGTGCCAGGGAGAAAGGTGAGATTCTGCCTGGAACTCAAAACGGCTTTTCCATCCACAATTTACTGTCTGGCATGCTCAATTTTGACTTTCCGAATCAAACGGCGTCCAAAGCGAAGACGTCGCCTAAAAGTTTGCGTTGCGGGACGTGCGGACTGACGTACCAACAGTTCAGCAAGATGGGCCGATTTGGTTGCAGCGACTGTTACCGGCACTTTGAGCCGGTGCTAGAGCCTTTGTTTCGGCGCGTACACGGTAATACGACCCACAGCGGCAAAGTGCCTGAACGGGCGGGAAGCCAGCTCAAACGCAAACGCGAACTGAGTGACCTGAAGGCGCTGCTCAACCAGCTCGTCGCCAGAGAGGAATTCGAAGAAGCGGCTCGCGTACGGGACCGCATTCGCGAATTGGAACAGAATCGTGAAGCTTAA
- a CDS encoding DUF4870 domain-containing protein, producing MEDSNQNEKSSTGIDEHIAGLLCYLGTFVTGLIFILLEKKSPFVKFHAMQSLVTFLSLWIAYLILDVIPLVGWFLRTLVSLFGLALWIVLMIKAYQKELYKLPVASDIAETLMKKFDQSTNSQT from the coding sequence GTGGAAGATTCGAATCAAAACGAAAAATCGTCGACAGGGATCGACGAACACATCGCAGGCCTTTTATGCTACCTCGGGACATTCGTCACCGGTCTGATATTTATTCTTTTGGAGAAAAAAAGTCCGTTTGTCAAGTTTCACGCCATGCAGTCACTCGTCACTTTTTTGTCTTTGTGGATCGCCTATCTCATACTGGATGTGATCCCGCTTGTCGGTTGGTTTTTGCGAACCCTTGTTTCTCTCTTCGGCCTCGCATTGTGGATTGTGCTCATGATCAAAGCCTACCAAAAGGAACTGTATAAACTGCCCGTCGCCAGCGACATTGCCGAAACCTTGATGAAAAAATTTGACCAATCCACGAATAGCCAGACGTAA
- the disA gene encoding DNA integrity scanning diadenylate cyclase DisA, whose protein sequence is MGEDVKDEDVKEEVLRLVAPGTELREGLENVLRAKTGALIVLGYEEEMEDLVDGGFRIDSPFSPAHLYELAKMDGAILLSGDGKRILYANTHLNPDSSIQSSETGIRHRTAQRVAKQTKKLVIAISQRRNVITLYKGAFRYSLKDIGVILTKANQALQTLEKYKSVLDQSMTNLSALEFEDLVTLQDVTEVVQRIEQVLRIKHEIQAYIHELGTEGRLIRMQLEELVAGIEKEEYWLVKDYIPQLDEKSAEKALAELQQLSSEGLLDRQNIARIIGYTDVENAEENAVMPRGYRIIHKIPRLPASVVENLVREFSHLSKTMMATIEELDEVDGIGEVRARIIKDGLKRIQEQVFVDRHI, encoded by the coding sequence ATGGGAGAAGACGTGAAAGACGAAGACGTCAAGGAGGAAGTTTTGCGTTTGGTGGCGCCGGGGACGGAACTGCGGGAAGGACTGGAAAACGTATTGCGGGCTAAGACGGGAGCTTTAATTGTACTCGGTTATGAGGAAGAGATGGAGGATTTGGTGGACGGTGGGTTTCGCATCGATTCGCCTTTTTCACCAGCCCATTTGTATGAACTAGCGAAGATGGATGGCGCCATTCTACTGTCGGGGGACGGCAAGCGCATCTTGTATGCCAACACTCACTTAAATCCCGATTCGAGTATACAGTCTTCCGAAACCGGCATCCGCCATCGCACAGCGCAGCGCGTGGCGAAGCAAACGAAGAAGCTAGTGATCGCGATCTCGCAGCGCCGCAACGTCATTACGCTGTACAAAGGGGCCTTCCGCTATTCGCTGAAGGACATCGGAGTCATATTGACGAAAGCGAACCAGGCGCTGCAGACACTGGAAAAATACAAATCGGTGCTGGATCAGTCGATGACCAACTTGTCCGCCTTGGAATTCGAAGACTTGGTGACGCTGCAAGACGTCACTGAAGTGGTCCAGCGCATAGAACAAGTCTTGCGAATTAAACATGAAATTCAGGCGTACATCCACGAGCTAGGAACTGAAGGGCGTCTCATACGGATGCAACTCGAAGAACTCGTTGCTGGCATTGAGAAAGAAGAGTACTGGCTCGTCAAAGATTACATTCCCCAACTAGATGAAAAGTCGGCGGAAAAAGCACTGGCCGAACTTCAACAACTGTCGTCTGAAGGACTGTTGGATCGTCAGAACATTGCGCGCATTATCGGCTACACAGACGTTGAAAATGCGGAAGAAAACGCGGTTATGCCGCGGGGGTACCGCATCATACACAAAATACCTCGTTTACCGGCTTCCGTCGTCGAAAACCTCGTGCGGGAATTTTCCCATTTGTCCAAAACGATGATGGCGACCATCGAGGAATTAGACGAAGTCGACGGTATTGGTGAAGTGCGGGCGCGCATTATTAAAGACGGTCTCAAACGAATTCAAGAGCAAGTGTTTGTAGATCGCCACATTTAA